A genome region from uncultured Roseibium sp. includes the following:
- the infC gene encoding translation initiation factor IF-3 produces MRRPFRAPPPTKEGPRTNQEIRVREVQLIDHEGSNRGIVPTEEAMDIAMEAGLDLVEIQPNAQPPVCKILDYGRYKYQAQKKAAETRKKQKTVEIKEIKMRPNIDTHDYEVKMKNMLRFFNDGDKVKVTLRFRGREMAHQDLGMKLLHKVRDETAEIAKVESHPKLEGRQMVMVLAPIK; encoded by the coding sequence ATTCGCCGTCCGTTCCGCGCCCCGCCCCCGACCAAGGAAGGCCCGCGCACCAACCAAGAAATTCGCGTTCGCGAAGTCCAGCTGATCGATCATGAAGGCTCCAACCGAGGCATTGTTCCGACCGAAGAGGCCATGGACATCGCCATGGAAGCCGGTCTCGATCTGGTAGAAATCCAGCCGAACGCGCAGCCGCCAGTCTGCAAGATCCTGGACTATGGCCGCTACAAATATCAGGCACAGAAAAAAGCTGCCGAAACCCGCAAGAAGCAGAAGACCGTCGAGATCAAGGAGATCAAGATGCGTCCGAACATCGACACCCATGACTATGAGGTGAAGATGAAAAACATGCTGCGGTTCTTCAACGACGGCGACAAGGTCAAAGTGACACTCCGGTTCCGGGGCCGTGAAATGGCCCACCAGGATCTCGGCATGAAACTTCTGCATAAGGTGCGCGACGAAACGGCGGAAATCGCCAAGGTCGAATCCCACCCCAAGCTGGAAGGCCGGCAGATGGTGATGGTCCTCGCACCGATCAAATAA
- a CDS encoding YkvA family protein: protein MTSPFDDLNFDPEILGPEEEQRRTVREKLARTVRKAARQIPFMDDVLATYYCAFDPATPRKVRTTAIAALAYFVLPLDGIPDFLIGIGFGDDAAVLLASIALIRSHIRDEHYEAARKALEDDEI, encoded by the coding sequence ATGACGTCACCGTTTGACGATCTCAACTTCGATCCCGAAATCCTCGGGCCGGAAGAAGAGCAGCGCCGGACCGTCCGCGAAAAGCTGGCAAGAACCGTGCGCAAGGCGGCAAGGCAGATCCCCTTCATGGATGATGTTCTTGCCACCTACTATTGCGCCTTCGATCCCGCGACGCCACGCAAGGTGCGGACGACCGCCATTGCAGCGCTTGCCTATTTCGTGCTGCCGCTGGATGGCATTCCCGACTTTCTGATTGGCATCGGCTTCGGCGACGACGCCGCCGTGCTCCTGGCCTCGATCGCCCTGATCCGGAGCCACATCCGTGACGAGCACTATGAAGCGGCCCGCAAGGCCCTGGAAGACGACGAGATCTAA
- a CDS encoding DMT family transporter, whose product MKRILILAAPGVFVLLWSTGFIGSKMGTPYADPMVFLSIRFAAVLPLIAGIAVFMGARWPTGVRAIVHCIVTGMLVHGIYLGGVFWAVHKGMPAGASAIVVGLQPLLTVLVAAPLLHERILPRHWSGIVLGVLGLLLVLGPKLGETGSGIDAETITAAFAAVVAISLGTIYQKRFVPTTDLMAATFWQYVGALLVTVPVAFTESWTVIWSGEFLFALGWLTLVLSIGAILLLMFLIRQGAVSEVASLFYLVPVATTIEGYFLFGETLTLVQIAGMALIVLAVLVIRRKPAVLKSA is encoded by the coding sequence TTGAAACGGATCCTCATCCTCGCCGCCCCGGGCGTCTTCGTGCTCTTGTGGTCGACCGGCTTCATCGGCTCCAAAATGGGCACCCCCTATGCGGATCCCATGGTGTTTCTCAGCATCCGTTTCGCGGCTGTTCTGCCCCTGATCGCAGGCATAGCGGTGTTTATGGGCGCACGATGGCCGACCGGTGTCCGGGCGATCGTTCACTGCATCGTCACAGGCATGCTCGTGCACGGGATTTATCTGGGCGGGGTTTTCTGGGCGGTTCACAAGGGAATGCCCGCCGGCGCGAGCGCGATTGTCGTCGGGCTCCAGCCGCTGCTGACCGTTCTGGTCGCAGCGCCCCTGCTCCACGAAAGGATCCTCCCCAGGCATTGGAGCGGGATCGTCTTGGGAGTGCTGGGCCTTCTCCTCGTACTCGGGCCGAAACTCGGCGAGACCGGATCGGGCATCGACGCGGAAACCATAACCGCCGCCTTTGCCGCCGTTGTGGCGATCAGCCTCGGCACGATCTACCAGAAGCGCTTCGTTCCGACCACGGACCTGATGGCGGCAACCTTCTGGCAATATGTCGGCGCGCTCCTTGTCACCGTACCGGTGGCCTTTACCGAAAGCTGGACCGTCATATGGTCCGGCGAATTCCTGTTCGCGCTCGGTTGGCTTACCCTGGTGCTGTCGATCGGCGCCATCCTGCTGCTGATGTTCCTGATCCGTCAGGGCGCCGTTTCGGAGGTCGCGTCCCTCTTCTACCTGGTCCCGGTCGCGACCACGATCGAAGGCTATTTTCTCTTCGGCGAAACACTGACGCTGGTCCAGATCGCAGGCATGGCCCTGATCGTCCTGGCAGTCCTCGTCATCCGACGCAAACCGGCCGTCCTGAAATCCGCTTGA
- a CDS encoding translation initiation factor IF-3, which yields MVHGGKLVWQILRIVCGFIAGVLAAGLFLSWGLFQTTGPDQDPIAFAAMLGTAFVTASVLGGLAFVPAAVAIVLAELLGWRGIIYHLAAAGLIALGLWTLGNETMASGARPGTSVALAAGFLGGLVYWLIAGCNSGGWRSKKPEDPGVASDL from the coding sequence ATGGTTCACGGCGGCAAACTGGTCTGGCAGATCCTTCGAATTGTCTGTGGCTTCATTGCCGGTGTTCTGGCGGCCGGCCTGTTTCTTTCCTGGGGCCTGTTCCAGACCACGGGACCGGATCAGGATCCGATCGCCTTTGCGGCGATGCTCGGGACCGCGTTCGTGACCGCGAGCGTGCTGGGCGGCCTGGCCTTCGTGCCCGCAGCCGTTGCCATCGTCCTGGCGGAACTGCTCGGCTGGCGGGGGATTATCTATCATCTGGCGGCCGCAGGACTGATCGCGCTCGGGCTTTGGACGCTCGGCAACGAAACGATGGCCTCCGGAGCGCGTCCCGGCACATCGGTAGCCCTCGCAGCCGGGTTTCTGGGCGGCCTGGTCTACTGGCTGATCGCCGGATGCAATTCCGGAGGGTGGCGTTCGAAAAAACCTGAAGATCCAGGCGTGGCGTCCGACCTTTAG
- a CDS encoding DUF4399 domain-containing protein, translating to MFEVRNLFAIAALAAFLAPVSVQAGETPAPEGAKVYFINLKDGDTVSDPVKIQFGLSGMGVAPAGVKDKKSTGHHHLLIDTTLEGEALNEPIPSDDQHRHFGGGQTETIIDLPAGTHTLQLVLGDWSHIPHNPPVMSERITITVE from the coding sequence ATGTTTGAAGTCAGGAATTTGTTTGCGATCGCCGCGCTTGCGGCGTTTCTGGCGCCGGTTTCGGTTCAGGCAGGCGAAACGCCGGCGCCCGAAGGCGCCAAGGTCTATTTCATCAATCTGAAGGACGGCGACACCGTCTCCGATCCGGTCAAGATCCAGTTCGGCCTGTCCGGCATGGGCGTCGCGCCGGCAGGTGTGAAGGACAAGAAGAGCACCGGCCATCATCATCTGCTGATCGACACCACCCTGGAGGGCGAAGCGCTCAACGAGCCGATCCCGTCCGACGACCAGCACCGCCATTTCGGCGGCGGGCAGACGGAAACGATCATCGACCTGCCGGCCGGCACCCACACCCTGCAACTCGTTCTCGGCGATTGGAGCCATATTCCCCACAACCCGCCGGTGATGTCGGAACGGATTACGATTACGGTCGAATAG
- a CDS encoding YihY/virulence factor BrkB family protein: MNWKNWAKATYQVLKDVIGHFNRDDGFAMASHVALSGLLAVFPLLIFIAALAGFFGFEDAATRASDLVFEVWPQRAAEPIVREIHRVLTVPRGDLLTLGAVAALWFASNGIEAMRAALNRAYRQRETRNFILLRFQALVLVVLGAIVLIVYTFLVVLAPLVLSGLEAWVPAVKPFIASIDIARYAVAGSLLIIGLICIHWLLPAGERRFVDLLPGIFATLVMWMVAGTAFGAYLATFANYVSTYGGLAGIMTALVFLYICSMVFILGGELNAAILRQKAIMRAKASDGS, from the coding sequence ATGAACTGGAAAAACTGGGCTAAGGCGACCTATCAGGTCCTCAAGGACGTTATCGGGCATTTCAATCGCGACGACGGGTTTGCCATGGCAAGCCATGTGGCGTTGTCCGGTTTGCTGGCCGTGTTTCCGCTCCTGATCTTCATCGCGGCCCTTGCGGGGTTCTTCGGCTTTGAGGACGCGGCGACACGGGCGTCCGATCTGGTGTTCGAAGTTTGGCCGCAGCGGGCGGCCGAACCGATCGTGCGGGAAATCCACCGGGTGCTGACCGTACCGCGCGGGGATCTGCTGACCCTCGGTGCCGTTGCCGCGCTCTGGTTCGCATCGAACGGTATCGAGGCCATGCGGGCCGCGCTCAACAGGGCCTATCGCCAGCGGGAGACGCGGAATTTCATTCTCCTGCGGTTTCAAGCGCTGGTGCTCGTCGTCCTCGGGGCCATCGTGTTGATCGTCTACACGTTTCTGGTGGTGCTGGCGCCGCTTGTGTTGTCGGGTCTGGAGGCCTGGGTGCCGGCGGTGAAGCCGTTCATCGCTTCGATCGATATCGCCCGCTATGCGGTTGCGGGCTCCCTGCTGATCATCGGCCTGATCTGCATTCACTGGTTGCTGCCGGCCGGCGAGCGGCGGTTCGTCGATCTCCTGCCCGGGATTTTCGCCACGCTGGTGATGTGGATGGTCGCAGGTACTGCTTTCGGTGCCTATCTGGCGACTTTTGCAAACTATGTCTCCACCTACGGCGGGCTGGCCGGGATCATGACCGCGCTGGTGTTTCTCTACATTTGCTCCATGGTCTTTATCCTGGGCGGGGAACTCAATGCGGCAATCCTTCGCCAGAAGGCAATCATGCGGGCAAAGGCATCCGACGGGTCCTGA
- a CDS encoding acyl-CoA dehydrogenase family protein: MSTATVPTQEPGTNFSDMTASAVSSLDRLLDKAARQVRAKVLDDGRISSAAMEREQRATHGLAWLATYVESLRQLDAYAKRLSEQSQYGELEDLIVRLGFAEYLAQIFGGIAMNQGEIVRLTDLGLTLEDIADIRTMEIEQLIAAGSTPEIRHRIAELIRHQAGKSTFGETGLDETYEQIRNEMRRFAEDNVTPHAHEWHLKNDYIPLEVIEQMSELGVFGLTIPEEYGGLGLGKESMCVVSEELSRAYIGVGSLGTRSEIAAELILCGGTEEQKQKWLPKIASGEILPTAVFTEPNTGSDLASLKTRAVKDGDVWKVSGNKTWITHPVRADVMTLLARTNPEEPGYKGLSMFLAEKPRGTDETPFPAEGMSGGEIEVLGYRGMKEYEIAFDGFEVKAENLLGGEEGQGFKQLMQTFEGARIQTAARALGVAQCALDLGLRYAEERIQFGKPLIDLPRVSDKLALMTVELMIARQLTYFSAWEKDSGRRCDLEAGMAKLLGARVAWAAADNALQIHGGNGFALEYAISRVLCDARILNIFEGAAEIQAQVIARRILDTRAVN, from the coding sequence ATGTCGACTGCAACCGTGCCGACACAAGAGCCGGGAACCAATTTTTCGGATATGACGGCAAGCGCCGTCTCCAGCCTCGACCGGCTGCTCGACAAGGCGGCGCGCCAGGTCCGGGCAAAGGTTCTGGATGACGGCCGGATCTCGTCGGCGGCCATGGAACGCGAACAGCGCGCGACCCACGGGCTTGCATGGCTCGCGACCTACGTGGAGTCCCTGCGCCAGCTTGACGCCTATGCAAAGCGCCTTTCCGAACAATCGCAATACGGCGAACTGGAAGACCTGATCGTCCGCCTCGGCTTTGCCGAGTATCTGGCGCAGATCTTCGGCGGCATTGCGATGAACCAGGGCGAGATCGTCCGCCTGACGGACCTCGGCCTGACGTTGGAGGACATCGCCGACATCCGGACGATGGAGATCGAGCAGCTGATCGCCGCGGGCAGCACCCCGGAAATCCGCCATCGGATTGCCGAACTGATCCGCCACCAGGCCGGCAAGTCGACCTTCGGCGAGACCGGGCTCGACGAAACTTACGAGCAGATCCGCAATGAAATGCGCCGGTTTGCCGAGGATAACGTCACGCCTCACGCCCATGAATGGCATCTGAAGAACGACTACATCCCGCTGGAAGTGATCGAGCAGATGTCGGAACTGGGCGTTTTCGGCCTGACCATCCCGGAAGAATACGGCGGACTGGGCCTCGGCAAGGAATCCATGTGCGTCGTCTCCGAGGAACTGTCGCGCGCCTATATCGGCGTCGGCTCGCTCGGAACCCGCTCCGAGATCGCCGCAGAGCTGATCCTGTGCGGCGGCACGGAGGAGCAGAAACAGAAGTGGCTGCCGAAGATCGCCTCCGGCGAAATCCTGCCCACAGCCGTCTTCACCGAACCCAACACCGGCTCCGACCTGGCGTCCCTGAAGACCCGCGCGGTGAAGGACGGCGACGTCTGGAAGGTCTCCGGCAACAAGACCTGGATCACCCACCCGGTCCGCGCCGATGTCATGACCCTTCTGGCACGCACCAATCCGGAGGAGCCGGGCTACAAGGGCCTGTCGATGTTCCTGGCCGAAAAGCCGCGCGGAACCGACGAGACCCCGTTCCCGGCCGAAGGCATGAGCGGCGGTGAGATCGAGGTGCTCGGTTACCGTGGGATGAAGGAATACGAGATCGCCTTCGACGGCTTCGAGGTCAAGGCGGAGAACCTGCTTGGCGGCGAAGAGGGCCAGGGCTTCAAGCAGCTGATGCAGACCTTTGAGGGCGCCCGCATCCAGACCGCTGCCCGTGCGCTTGGTGTTGCCCAATGCGCCTTGGACCTGGGCCTGCGCTACGCGGAGGAACGCATCCAGTTCGGCAAGCCGCTGATCGACCTCCCGCGCGTCTCCGACAAGCTCGCCCTGATGACCGTGGAACTGATGATCGCCCGCCAGCTCACCTATTTCTCCGCCTGGGAGAAGGATTCGGGCCGCCGTTGCGACCTAGAGGCCGGCATGGCCAAGCTGCTCGGCGCCCGTGTCGCCTGGGCGGCGGCCGACAACGCCCTGCAGATCCACGGCGGCAACGGCTTCGCGCTGGAATATGCGATTTCCCGCGTGTTGTGCGACGCACGCATTCTCAACATCTTCGAGGGGGCCGCCGAAATCCAGGCCCAGGTCATCGCCCGGCGCATCCTCGACACCCGCGCGGTGAACTGA